From Homalodisca vitripennis isolate AUS2020 chromosome 1, UT_GWSS_2.1, whole genome shotgun sequence, the proteins below share one genomic window:
- the LOC124352709 gene encoding 39S ribosomal protein L11, mitochondrial, whose translation MAKVAGKMRNLKKVVEKIEHNPKMRTTVPAGKASPNPPFGPMLGQRGLNIAAVVKDFNEKTKDMKPGIPLPTRVYTNPDRSYRLVIHKPTSMYYLMQAAGIQRAAMHPGKEVAGKVTLKHVYEIAKIKMEDPPNALKSMEYMCKQIIKTAHSMGIEVVKTLDPEEYQKFLDERREIVAQQRKELDEKKEAKLLRTG comes from the exons atggctaAAGTAGCAGGAAAAATGAGAAATCTCAAGAAGGTTGTTGAGAAAATTGAACACAATCCTAAGATGAGAACTACCGTTCCTGCAGGAAAAGCTTCTCCCAACCCTCCTTTCGGGCCAATGTTAGGTCAG AGAGGGTTGAATATCGCTGCTGTTGTCAAGGACTTCAATGAAAAGACTAAGGATATGAAGCCTGGTATTCCCTTGCCAACGCGGGTCTACACCAACCCAGACCGAAGCTACAGGTTGGTTATACACAAACCAACAAGCATGTACTATTTAATGCAGGCTGCAGGCATTCAGCGAGCAGCGATGCATCCAG GAAAAGAAGTTGCTGGAAAGGTAACTTTGAAACATGTGTATGAAATTGCGAAAATTAAAATGGAAGACCCGCCTAATGCTTTGAAAAGTATGGAGTATATGTGCAAACAAATCATAAAAACCGCTCATAGCATGGGTATAGAAGTTGTGAAGACATTAGATCCTGAAGAATACCAGAAATTCCTGGATGAGAGGCGAGAAATTGTAGCACAGCAGAGGAAGGAATTGGATGAGAAGAAAGAAGCAAAATTGTTAAGAACTGGTTAA